One Streptomyces sp. ML-6 genomic region harbors:
- a CDS encoding TIGR03086 family metal-binding protein, translated as MDTHTGTIPTIDLEPAARRIAALLDGIDEQRLTGPTPCPDYTVRELLAHVVGLGKAFRDAARKKFGPTTDTPPADAPPVLPDDWRETLPQLLDELVAAWRAPEARQGMTRAGGVDLPAEVAVVVALDELVIHGWDLARATGQEYEPDEASLRVSLALLTPDDDAPRPTDAFGPPVPVPADASLLDQTVAMSGRRPDWRPGA; from the coding sequence ATGGACACGCACACCGGGACGATCCCCACCATCGATCTGGAGCCCGCCGCACGCCGGATCGCCGCCCTGCTCGACGGCATCGACGAACAGCGGCTGACCGGCCCGACGCCCTGTCCCGACTACACGGTGCGCGAACTGCTCGCCCATGTGGTCGGACTGGGCAAGGCCTTCCGCGACGCGGCGCGCAAGAAGTTCGGGCCGACGACCGACACCCCACCGGCCGATGCCCCGCCGGTGCTCCCCGACGACTGGCGCGAGACGCTGCCGCAGCTGCTGGACGAGCTGGTGGCGGCCTGGCGCGCCCCCGAGGCCCGGCAGGGGATGACCAGGGCGGGCGGTGTGGACCTGCCGGCCGAGGTGGCGGTGGTGGTCGCGCTGGACGAGCTGGTGATCCACGGCTGGGACCTGGCCCGGGCGACCGGTCAGGAGTACGAGCCGGACGAGGCGAGCCTGCGCGTCTCGCTGGCCCTGCTGACCCCTGACGACGACGCTCCCCGCCCGACGGACGCCTTCGGTCCCCCGGTCCCGGTCCCGGCCGACGCGTCCCTGCTCGACCAGACCGTCGCCATGAGCGGCCGACGCCCGGACTGGCGGCCGGGCGCCTGA
- a CDS encoding amidohydrolase family protein, with amino-acid sequence MLCIRGVVLPEREERVFLIDGEVLRAGGPPGGLSGRDVERVVDGGWLLPGLVDVHTHPGTTDPRVPFDEGLLRRQLVEHRDAGVLAVRTPGTARRMPGWVAQDPELPRVTSAGRWLATPGRFIPGFGRDVSEAELVRAAVEEATASSGWCKVVGDWAADEPAVPLPLLTSVVEAVHAAGGKVAVHCQTAEGTRNAVLAGADSLEHGMHLDPALLDRMAARGTAFVPTLSVFAAGVDRMRAREPSVRRDLWLAGWDGMLDNVRAAHEAGVTVLAGTDSFPCGTVAGEMEWLVRAGLPARAALGAASWTARAWLGLPGLVDGAPADLVAYATDPTEDPAVLNHPSRIVLRGRVVR; translated from the coding sequence ATGCTGTGCATACGAGGAGTCGTGCTGCCGGAGCGCGAGGAGCGTGTCTTCCTGATCGACGGCGAGGTGCTCCGCGCGGGCGGCCCGCCGGGCGGCCTCTCGGGCCGGGACGTGGAGAGGGTCGTGGACGGCGGCTGGCTGCTGCCCGGCCTCGTCGACGTGCACACGCACCCCGGCACGACGGACCCCCGCGTGCCCTTCGACGAGGGGTTGCTGCGGCGGCAGTTGGTGGAGCACCGGGATGCCGGGGTGCTCGCGGTGCGCACCCCGGGCACGGCGCGGCGGATGCCCGGCTGGGTGGCGCAGGACCCGGAGCTGCCGCGAGTGACGTCGGCGGGGCGGTGGCTGGCCACGCCCGGCCGGTTCATCCCCGGCTTCGGACGGGACGTGAGCGAGGCGGAGTTGGTGCGGGCCGCCGTGGAGGAGGCGACCGCCTCGTCCGGGTGGTGCAAGGTCGTCGGGGACTGGGCCGCCGACGAACCCGCCGTGCCGCTGCCGCTGTTGACCTCGGTGGTGGAGGCGGTGCACGCGGCCGGCGGCAAGGTGGCGGTGCACTGCCAGACCGCGGAGGGCACCCGCAACGCCGTACTGGCGGGCGCCGACAGCCTGGAGCACGGCATGCATCTCGATCCGGCGCTGCTGGACCGGATGGCCGCGCGAGGCACGGCGTTCGTGCCGACGCTGAGCGTCTTCGCCGCCGGGGTGGACCGGATGCGGGCCCGCGAGCCGAGCGTGCGCCGCGATCTGTGGCTGGCCGGGTGGGACGGCATGCTCGACAATGTGCGCGCGGCCCACGAGGCCGGGGTGACGGTGCTGGCGGGGACGGACTCCTTCCCTTGCGGGACGGTCGCGGGCGAGATGGAATGGCTGGTACGGGCCGGTCTGCCGGCCCGCGCGGCACTCGGTGCCGCGTCCTGGACGGCACGGGCCTGGCTCGGACTGCCGGGCCTCGTGGACGGCGCGCCCGCCGACCTCGTCGCATACGCCACCGATCCGACCGAGGACCCTGCCGTACTGAACCACCCGAGCCGGATCGTGCTCCGTGGACGCGTCGTGCGATGA
- a CDS encoding fibronectin type III domain-containing protein — protein MEGATVQRHHAAAALACSVVLLAALTACESAPEADTEKPTVPGHVTAQAGSATSVHVMWERASDNRAVTGYEVYREGKRVKSVPATKLMIDVDGLTASTAHAFTVRARDAAGNLSAPGAAARVTTPAATRADREPPTRPVKLRGTVDGSRAVNLSWGGSTDDVGVTSYDIYQEDSRIHSVPGDQTTAHLTGLRPGTVYTFTVRARDAADTSSPDSNAIDLTTGSAPGAPPATAPTDLRVDNRAQGKEYAIDLDWEQPETGGEIPAYQLFMNGRLTTTIVWGGAPPEGRASYRLTVSDPRGTRYSLKIRAKLPDGKWGDFSAQRTVVLGE, from the coding sequence ATGGAAGGCGCAACTGTGCAACGCCATCACGCAGCCGCCGCGTTGGCCTGCTCCGTCGTCCTGCTCGCCGCGCTGACCGCCTGCGAATCCGCCCCCGAGGCCGACACCGAGAAGCCGACGGTGCCGGGCCACGTGACGGCGCAGGCCGGCAGCGCCACCTCCGTGCACGTCATGTGGGAACGGGCCTCGGACAACAGGGCGGTCACCGGCTACGAGGTCTACCGGGAGGGGAAGCGGGTGAAGTCGGTCCCGGCGACCAAGCTGATGATCGACGTCGACGGGCTGACCGCCTCGACCGCCCACGCCTTCACCGTCCGGGCCCGCGACGCCGCCGGCAACCTCTCCGCACCCGGCGCCGCCGCGCGCGTCACCACGCCCGCCGCCACCCGCGCCGACCGGGAGCCGCCGACCCGCCCGGTGAAGCTGCGCGGCACGGTGGACGGCAGCCGGGCGGTGAACCTCTCCTGGGGCGGCTCGACGGACGACGTCGGCGTCACTTCGTACGACATCTACCAGGAGGACTCCCGGATCCACAGCGTGCCCGGCGACCAAACCACCGCGCATCTGACCGGACTGCGTCCGGGCACCGTCTACACCTTCACCGTCCGGGCCCGCGACGCCGCCGACACCTCCTCGCCGGACAGCAACGCCATCGACCTCACGACCGGGTCCGCCCCGGGCGCCCCGCCTGCCACCGCCCCCACCGACCTGCGGGTCGACAACCGTGCCCAGGGCAAGGAGTACGCCATCGACCTGGACTGGGAACAGCCGGAGACCGGCGGGGAGATCCCCGCGTACCAGCTGTTCATGAACGGCCGGCTGACCACCACGATCGTGTGGGGCGGGGCCCCGCCCGAGGGGCGGGCGAGCTACCGGCTCACCGTGAGCGACCCGCGCGGCACCCGCTACTCGCTGAAGATCCGCGCGAAGCTGCCCGACGGGAAGTGGGGTGACTTCTCCGCCCAGCGCACGGTCGTCCTCGGCGAGTAA
- a CDS encoding glycosyl hydrolase family 18 protein — protein sequence MFEHLMTLRRRTATALVAVLGLLLALLSLQAAPAHAAGKLTATFTSADNGSWWKGTYVLHNDTDTAVTGWELEFDLPAGVTIDTSYNGTVTTRGSHVTAVNAHYNGTIAAHGTSEPYSFWFVAKGPVTAPTGCRINGDKCDGSADVPPGAPGGLKQTDVTARTASLSWTAATAGDFPVASYDVLADGEVVGSATATTSTTVTGLTPATAYSFTVRAKDTRGNTSAESAPLTVTTVDPATDTSPPTAPGSLRSTAADSSSITLAWNPATDDQRVAAYDIYRGGLLATTVSGTTTTATIGGLSPVTSYTFTVKARDAADNASPASTALTVKTDDIVGAGNYAKVGYFVQWGIYGRQYFVKNLQDSGAAGKLDIINYAFANIDPNNLTCLNGVTKGTTADPQDPDQGTGAGDADADYARPFAAAQSVDGVADDGWAKLRGNFNQLKKLKKLNPNLKIVVSLGGWTYSKYFSDVAATDAARKKFVSSCIDMYIKGNLPEYNGAGGPGVAAGIFDGFDVDWEWPGTGTGHPGNHYSPDDKDNLTLLLAEFRRQLDALGGEHRLLTAFTPADPQKIGEGWDLAKVFDSLDVANVQGYDFHGSGSDNSWEPDRTGHQANLYPDDQDPYESRFSADTAIKAYTEAGVEPRKLTLGIPFYGRGWQNVTDGGVAGEWQGAGGAAPGQFAEEAGNRGYSNLIGAYPTMTVHHDEQSVSTYGYTGNQWWSFDDTWSLGKKTDYVKSEGLLGVMIWEMSGDTSQGTLMNALDTGLKQGRSPQKRRQ from the coding sequence ATGTTCGAGCACCTCATGACCCTCAGACGGAGGACGGCGACCGCGCTCGTCGCCGTCCTCGGGCTGCTCCTCGCGCTGCTCTCGCTCCAGGCCGCCCCCGCGCACGCGGCGGGCAAGCTGACGGCGACCTTCACCTCGGCCGACAACGGCTCCTGGTGGAAGGGCACTTACGTCCTGCACAACGACACGGACACCGCCGTCACCGGCTGGGAACTCGAATTCGACCTGCCTGCCGGGGTCACGATCGACACCTCCTACAACGGCACCGTCACCACCCGGGGCAGCCACGTCACCGCGGTCAACGCCCACTACAACGGCACGATCGCCGCCCACGGCACCAGCGAGCCGTACAGCTTCTGGTTCGTCGCCAAGGGGCCCGTCACCGCGCCCACCGGCTGCCGGATCAACGGCGACAAGTGCGACGGCTCCGCCGACGTGCCGCCGGGCGCGCCCGGCGGGCTGAAGCAGACCGACGTCACCGCCCGCACCGCGTCCCTGTCCTGGACGGCGGCCACGGCGGGCGACTTCCCCGTGGCGTCGTACGACGTCCTGGCCGACGGCGAGGTGGTGGGGTCCGCCACCGCGACCACCTCCACCACGGTCACCGGTCTGACCCCGGCCACCGCCTACTCGTTCACCGTCCGCGCCAAGGACACCCGCGGCAACACCTCGGCCGAGAGCGCCCCGCTGACCGTCACCACCGTCGACCCGGCCACCGACACCTCCCCGCCCACCGCGCCCGGCTCGCTGCGCTCCACGGCCGCCGACTCCTCGTCCATCACCCTGGCCTGGAACCCGGCGACGGACGACCAGCGGGTCGCCGCGTACGACATCTACCGGGGCGGCCTGCTCGCCACCACCGTCTCCGGCACCACGACCACCGCCACCATCGGCGGACTCTCGCCCGTGACCTCGTACACCTTCACCGTCAAGGCGCGGGACGCGGCGGACAACGCCTCCCCGGCCAGCACCGCGCTCACGGTGAAGACCGACGACATCGTCGGCGCGGGCAACTACGCCAAGGTCGGCTACTTCGTCCAGTGGGGCATCTACGGCCGCCAGTACTTCGTCAAGAACCTCCAGGACTCCGGGGCCGCCGGCAAGCTCGACATCATCAACTACGCCTTCGCCAACATCGATCCCAACAACCTCACCTGCCTGAACGGCGTCACGAAGGGCACCACCGCCGACCCCCAGGACCCCGACCAGGGCACCGGTGCCGGGGACGCCGACGCCGACTACGCCCGCCCGTTCGCCGCGGCCCAGTCCGTCGACGGCGTCGCGGACGACGGATGGGCCAAACTGCGCGGAAACTTCAACCAGTTGAAGAAGCTGAAGAAGCTCAACCCGAACCTCAAGATCGTGGTCTCGCTCGGCGGCTGGACGTACTCGAAGTACTTCTCCGACGTGGCGGCCACCGACGCCGCCCGCAAGAAGTTCGTCTCCTCCTGCATCGACATGTACATCAAGGGCAACCTGCCCGAATACAACGGCGCGGGCGGCCCGGGGGTCGCCGCGGGCATCTTCGACGGCTTCGACGTCGACTGGGAGTGGCCGGGTACCGGCACCGGACACCCCGGCAACCACTACTCGCCCGACGACAAGGACAACCTGACCCTGCTGCTCGCCGAGTTCCGCAGGCAGCTGGACGCCCTCGGCGGCGAGCACCGGCTCCTCACCGCCTTCACCCCCGCCGACCCGCAGAAGATCGGCGAAGGCTGGGACCTGGCCAAGGTCTTCGACTCGCTCGACGTGGCCAACGTCCAGGGCTACGACTTCCACGGCTCGGGCAGCGACAACTCCTGGGAACCCGACCGCACCGGCCACCAGGCCAACCTCTACCCGGACGACCAGGACCCCTACGAGTCCCGCTTCAGCGCCGACACCGCCATCAAGGCGTACACCGAAGCGGGCGTCGAACCCCGCAAACTGACCCTCGGCATCCCGTTCTACGGCCGGGGCTGGCAGAACGTCACCGACGGCGGGGTCGCGGGCGAATGGCAGGGGGCGGGCGGCGCCGCCCCCGGACAGTTCGCCGAGGAGGCCGGCAACCGCGGCTACTCCAACCTCATCGGCGCGTACCCGACGATGACGGTGCACCACGACGAACAGTCGGTCTCCACGTACGGCTACACCGGCAACCAGTGGTGGTCCTTCGACGACACCTGGTCCCTCGGCAAGAAGACCGACTACGTGAAGTCCGAGGGGCTGCTGGGGGTGATGATCTGGGAGATGTCGGGTGACACGTCCCAGGGCACCCTGATGAACGCCCTGGACACCGGCCTGAAGCAGGGCCGCTCCCCGCAGAAGCGGCGGCAGTAG
- a CDS encoding AAA domain-containing protein: MAASSERRRRADIVRYWRAVEMFSPQKVEKTSPPKGMYLVEAGSPLPWEEGHPVRRRNPGRNMVRQHTVYCGVYPVASVRDVLLDVFGDSEEDHDGRVDGDSALLAFEVTDEGLLVQDSITFSACAWATGRSRKPGPGAQGWLDGFEAEADACEGVVLGVGDGKVTIADTASGRRRRPFAGLLCEITAGAVGGALNAVLGPVLGDLAAGALSGAVSAVADDDAGRSAGRGDDGALDEGPLDEGDVADAADGGEAPPRLGEKPLTVRDLSAVTRWVAEQFGVTDDLRPETIRVQCRSVSRRKAGRSGGSDFLNSFIAADLGLVADGLGKDEPGPALRDYLTATTALHGRARTDVRAEPAAVINGVRPALFPLGRWPSKTGHPLVLSQQFAVNRIVEQLADADGLYAVNGPPGTGKTTQLRDLIAAVLVMRAERLSELRRPEDAFIGQAHRWSTGTYQRSVASLKPELAGFEMVIASANNGAVENVSNEIPALESVAEEWREEASFFPEQGRLVLDGVPAWGTLAARLGNKGNRSNFRSTYWFGPPREERAERGEGMRDVLRAAASRGGDPAAWREAVARFREARQTVLTLRDERQRVDDALMGFSRAEAAVATAQQSVRTARQDLEALREPAVAARAARGAAQTDLAGPAGRRAEHRRHRPGLTAGIFTLGAAQRDWQAEDQLLAEAEQAARAVYEAHAQTAAAYDRAEGVGRAALSEAERALHAAERHLSQLRRTVETAAERWEAYLPLIGTRGNRAEEEARELSSPWSDPEFTRARTRLFLAAMDLHRAFIEGAADRMRKNLDAAMDVLCGDAPRTLKPEVVLAAWQSLFLALPVVSTTFASLDRMFAGLGPRALGWMLIDEAGQATAQMPVGALWRARRGVVVGDPLQLEPVVTLPHTGQQALRRTFGVAEEWEPSRTSAQRVADRLNSYGTWLPAPQGSEDDRVWVGSPLRVHRRCDDPMFTISNEIAYDGLMVHGVHRDDDYAVARRGVWWPVSGGRAPQGKWSPDEGDCANVIVHRLVDQGLDPERELFVISPFRDVVAGLRRSLCRVVPRDRVGTVHTTQGKEADVVLLVLGAGGDKAGPRAWAASAPNLLNVAVSRARRRLFVVGDHDAWRRHQHFDVLARRLPCISEAEQAAMRALAPTALAEGCRCR; this comes from the coding sequence ATGGCGGCGAGCAGTGAGCGGCGGCGCAGGGCGGACATCGTGCGCTACTGGCGCGCGGTGGAGATGTTCAGCCCACAGAAGGTGGAGAAGACCTCGCCGCCGAAGGGCATGTACCTCGTGGAAGCCGGGAGCCCGCTGCCGTGGGAAGAGGGGCATCCCGTACGGCGGCGGAACCCGGGCCGGAACATGGTGAGGCAGCACACCGTCTACTGCGGGGTGTACCCGGTGGCGTCCGTCCGTGATGTCCTGCTCGATGTCTTCGGCGACAGCGAGGAGGACCACGACGGCCGGGTGGACGGCGACAGTGCCCTGCTGGCCTTCGAGGTCACGGACGAGGGGTTGCTGGTCCAGGACTCCATCACCTTCTCCGCGTGTGCCTGGGCGACGGGGCGCAGCCGTAAGCCCGGCCCCGGGGCCCAGGGATGGCTCGACGGTTTCGAGGCGGAAGCCGACGCGTGCGAAGGCGTGGTGCTGGGTGTCGGCGACGGCAAGGTGACGATCGCGGACACGGCGTCGGGGCGGCGCCGGCGTCCCTTCGCGGGGTTGCTGTGCGAGATCACGGCCGGTGCGGTCGGCGGCGCCTTGAATGCCGTACTCGGACCGGTGCTCGGCGATCTGGCGGCCGGCGCCCTGTCCGGCGCCGTCAGTGCGGTGGCCGACGACGATGCCGGGCGCTCCGCCGGGCGCGGGGACGACGGGGCGCTGGACGAGGGCCCGCTGGACGAGGGCGACGTGGCCGATGCGGCGGACGGCGGCGAGGCTCCGCCCCGGCTCGGGGAAAAGCCGTTGACCGTGCGGGACCTGTCAGCCGTTACCCGCTGGGTCGCGGAACAGTTCGGTGTCACCGACGACCTGCGGCCGGAGACGATTCGGGTCCAGTGCAGGTCCGTGTCCCGGCGGAAGGCCGGCCGGTCGGGCGGATCGGACTTCCTGAACAGCTTCATCGCGGCGGACCTCGGCCTCGTCGCCGACGGTCTCGGCAAGGACGAGCCGGGGCCCGCGCTACGGGACTACCTGACCGCCACCACCGCGCTGCACGGCCGTGCGCGCACCGACGTCAGGGCTGAACCGGCAGCAGTGATCAACGGGGTGCGGCCGGCCCTCTTCCCGCTCGGACGATGGCCGTCGAAGACAGGGCATCCGCTGGTGCTGAGCCAGCAGTTCGCGGTCAACCGAATCGTGGAGCAACTGGCCGACGCCGACGGGTTGTACGCGGTCAACGGCCCGCCGGGTACGGGCAAGACCACACAGTTGCGGGACCTCATCGCAGCCGTCCTGGTCATGAGGGCGGAGCGGCTGTCCGAGCTGCGGCGGCCCGAGGACGCGTTCATCGGGCAGGCGCACCGCTGGAGCACCGGCACGTACCAGCGGTCCGTGGCGTCGCTCAAACCGGAACTTGCGGGTTTCGAGATGGTGATCGCGTCGGCGAACAACGGTGCCGTCGAGAACGTTTCCAACGAGATTCCCGCGCTCGAATCCGTTGCCGAGGAATGGCGGGAGGAAGCGTCCTTCTTCCCGGAACAGGGACGGCTCGTGCTCGATGGCGTTCCGGCGTGGGGAACCCTTGCCGCGAGGCTCGGCAACAAGGGCAACCGTTCGAACTTCCGCAGCACCTACTGGTTCGGCCCTCCGCGCGAGGAGCGGGCCGAGCGTGGCGAAGGCATGCGGGACGTCCTGAGGGCCGCTGCGTCTCGCGGCGGCGACCCGGCAGCATGGCGGGAGGCGGTGGCCCGCTTCCGGGAGGCGCGCCAGACCGTGCTCACCCTGCGGGACGAGCGACAACGCGTGGACGACGCGCTCATGGGCTTCAGCCGTGCCGAGGCGGCCGTCGCCACCGCCCAGCAGTCGGTTCGGACGGCCCGACAGGACCTGGAGGCGCTTCGAGAACCGGCTGTCGCGGCCCGTGCGGCCCGTGGCGCAGCGCAGACGGACCTCGCGGGTCCGGCCGGCCGCAGGGCGGAGCACCGCCGGCACCGGCCGGGCCTCACCGCGGGCATCTTCACCCTCGGCGCGGCGCAGCGCGACTGGCAGGCGGAGGACCAGCTGCTGGCCGAAGCGGAGCAGGCAGCCCGAGCCGTGTACGAGGCACACGCGCAGACGGCTGCCGCGTACGACCGGGCCGAGGGCGTGGGCAGGGCGGCTCTGAGCGAGGCCGAGCGGGCCCTTCACGCGGCGGAGCGGCACCTCTCACAACTCCGGCGCACCGTGGAGACGGCGGCCGAACGCTGGGAGGCGTATCTGCCGCTCATCGGGACGCGGGGCAATCGGGCCGAGGAGGAGGCGAGAGAGCTCTCCTCGCCCTGGTCCGACCCGGAGTTCACCCGGGCCCGCACCCGGCTGTTTCTCGCCGCGATGGATCTGCACCGCGCGTTCATCGAAGGCGCGGCCGACCGGATGCGCAAGAATCTCGACGCCGCGATGGACGTCCTCTGCGGTGACGCACCCAGAACCCTGAAGCCGGAAGTGGTGCTGGCGGCCTGGCAGAGCCTCTTTCTCGCTCTGCCGGTCGTCTCCACGACCTTCGCCTCACTGGACCGGATGTTCGCGGGGCTGGGGCCCCGGGCCCTCGGTTGGATGCTGATCGACGAGGCCGGCCAGGCGACCGCGCAGATGCCGGTGGGTGCGCTGTGGCGGGCGCGTCGGGGCGTCGTCGTGGGCGATCCGCTGCAGTTGGAGCCGGTGGTCACGCTGCCGCACACGGGTCAGCAGGCCCTTCGCCGTACGTTCGGTGTGGCTGAGGAGTGGGAACCGTCCCGCACCTCGGCACAGCGCGTCGCGGACCGGCTGAACAGCTACGGCACCTGGCTCCCGGCACCCCAGGGTTCCGAGGACGACCGGGTGTGGGTGGGGTCGCCCCTGCGCGTCCACCGGCGTTGCGACGACCCGATGTTCACGATCAGCAACGAGATCGCCTACGACGGGCTCATGGTGCACGGGGTGCACCGGGACGACGATTACGCGGTGGCCCGGCGCGGCGTGTGGTGGCCGGTGAGCGGCGGGCGCGCACCGCAGGGCAAGTGGTCGCCGGACGAGGGGGACTGCGCGAACGTCATCGTGCACCGGCTGGTCGACCAGGGCCTGGACCCGGAGCGCGAGCTCTTCGTCATCAGCCCGTTCCGGGACGTCGTGGCAGGACTCCGTCGCAGCCTGTGCCGGGTCGTCCCCCGCGACCGGGTGGGCACCGTGCATACGACCCAGGGGAAGGAAGCCGACGTGGTGCTGCTGGTCCTCGGCGCGGGCGGGGACAAGGCAGGACCGCGAGCCTGGGCGGCCTCCGCCCCGAACCTGCTGAACGTCGCGGTGAGTCGCGCTCGTCGGCGGTTGTTCGTCGTGGGTGACCACGACGCATGGCGCCGGCACCAGCACTTCGACGTACTCGCACGCCGGCTGCCGTGCATCTCGGAAGCCGAGCAGGCGGCCATGCGGGCACTCGCCCCGACGGCGCTCGCCGAAGGGTGCCGCTGCCGGTAG